The Magnolia sinica isolate HGM2019 chromosome 9, MsV1, whole genome shotgun sequence genome contains a region encoding:
- the LOC131255578 gene encoding E3 ubiquitin-protein ligase ATL23-like, producing the protein MSNSVLEIATQIMVMAIVISVVLLFVGIGVLVLIHVCIVGRAFRRGFNASNRGERAANDSSNGMSLDDLEKLPCFDFKARDKGSSPVDCAVCLENFKMGDKCRLLPVCNHSFHAHCVDSWLLKTPVCPICRAGAGSQDGFDVFSPNRLGGVGFELRESPAVVVGIPVSSNPSPLHASSLA; encoded by the coding sequence ATGAGTAACAGTGTTTTGGAAATTGCTACACAGATTATGGTGATGGCCATTGTCATCTCTGTGGTGTTGTTGTTTGTGGGCATTGGAGTTTTGGTTCTGATTCATGTCTGTATTGTTGGGAGGGCTTTCAGGAGAGGTTTCAATGCTAGCAATAGAGGAGAGAGAGCGGCTAATGACAGTAGCAATGGCATGTCCCTTGATGATCTTGAGAAACTCCCTTGCTTTGATTTCAAGGCTAGAGACAAAGGGAGTAGCCCTGTGGATTGTGCTGTTTGCTTGGAGAACTTCAAGATGGGTGATAAGTGCCGCCTGCTGCCGGTATGCAACCACAGCTTCCATGCGCATTGCGTCGACTCGTGGCTCTTGAAGACTCCTGTTTGCCCGATCTGCAGAGCAGGCGCGGGTTCTCAGGATGGCTTCGATGTTTTCAGCCCAAACCGTTTGGGTGGGGTTGGGTTTGAATTAAGGGAGAGCCCGGCCGTCGTGGTCGGGATTCCGGTGAGTTCCAATCCGTCGCCCTTGCACGCTTCGTCTTTGGCATAG